The Rhodanobacter sp. LX-99 genome segment CCGCCTGGCCAGCACCGACGGGGTGCCGGCGATGTACATGCGGCTGGTGTCGCCGTGCCAGCCGTCCTTGATCACGGTAACGTCGAGGTTGACGATGTCGCCGTCCCTGAGCACCTTGCCCTCGTTCGGGATGCCATGGCAGATCACGTGGTTGACCGAGGTGCACAGGGTCTTGGGGAAGCCGTGGTAGCCGACGTTGGCGGGGATCGCCTTCTGCACGTTGACGATGTGCTCGTAGGCGCGCCGGTCCAGCTCCTCGGTGGTGACGCCGGGCTTGACGTACTCCTTGAGCATCGCCAGCACTTCGGCCGCCAGCTTGCCGGCGACGCGCATGCCTTCGAGGTCTTCGGGGGATTTCAGGGTAATGGCCATGTGTTCCACTCATATGGCGGCAGAAGTCCTTGAAATCCAGCAACTTGCCGCGCCGCCGGCATACCGGCTACAATTTCGGAGTTTTGCAGGGCTGACGTGTCCGTTTCGTGGTCGGCCGGCGCAAAGCGAACCGGGATTGTAACCCGCAGCGGTACAACACCCAAACCAACGCCACACACGCATCGGCACCGCCTTCGGGGTGCTGCGGCACGCCCACCAAAAATCGGGCCAGTCGCGGTCGAAGCCGGGGATGCGTGGAGGTCCCAACCCCCGGGCTCGTCGAGCCCATACAATTCGGAGTTACACCATGGCCCAAGTCACCATGCGCCAGATGCTCGAAGCGGGCGTCCATTTCGGTCACCAGACCCGTTACTGGAACCCCAAGATGGCCCCGTACATCTTCGGCGCCCGCGGCAAGATCCACATCATCAACCTCGAAAAGACCCTGCCGCTGTTCACCGACGCGATGAACTTCCTGTCGGGCCTGGCGCAGAAGCGCGGCACCATCCTGTTCGTCGGCACCAAGCGTTCGGCCCGCGAGCCGCTGGCTGAGGAAGCTGCGCGCGCCGGCATGCCGTTCGTCACCTCGCGCTGGCTCGGCGGCATGCTGACCAACTTCCGCACCGTGAAGCAGTCCGTTTCGCGCCTGAAGGAACTGGAAGCGGCCGAGACCGACGGTTCGTTCGACAAGCTGGTCAAGCACGAAGTGCTGGCCCGCCGCCGCGAGCGCGAGAAGCTGCAGGCCTCGCTGGGCGGCATCAAGGACATGAACCGCCTGCCTGATGCCTTGTTCGTGATCGACATCGGCCACGAAGACATCGCCGTGCAGGAAGCCAAGAAGCTCGGCATTCCGGTGATCGCCGTGGTCGACACCAACTACAACCCGGAACTGGTCGACTACGCGATCCCGGGCAACGACGACGCGATCCGCGCGATCCAGCTGTACGCCCGTGCCGCCGCCGACTCGATCCTCGAAGGCAAGGCTGCCGCGCCGGCCGCCGCCCAGGGCGACGCGAACGACTTCGTCGAGCTGGACGAGGAAGGCAACCCGGTCGCCAAGATCGATCGCAAGCCGGCCCCGCGCCGCGACGCCGCCCCGCGCAAGAGCGCCCCGCGCCGCGACGGCGGCCGTGACGGCGGCCGCGGCCCGCGCAACGACGGCGCGCCTGCCGCCAAGTAAGCGCGACGACGGCGGACGTTCACCGCCGCCGTCGCATCCGCACGCGATAACCGCGCCGTAGCCACGAGTGGCTGCGGCGCATTCAAGCATTAGAGGATTACCGATGAGCAATATTTCCGCACAACTGGTCAAGGAGCTGCGCGAGCGGTCCGGCGCCGGCATGATGGAATGCAAGAAGGCGCTGGTCGAGAACAACGGCGACATCGACGCCGCGATGGAATGGCTGCGCAAGTCCGGCCTGGCCAAGGCTGACAAGAAGGCCAGCCGCGTCGCCGCCGAAGGCCGCATCGTGGCCGCCCAGGCCGCCGGCAAGGCCGTGCTGGTCGAGATCAACTGCGAGACCGACTTCGTCGCCAAGGACGCCAGCTTCCTGAAGTTCAGCGACACCGTCGCCGACGTCGCGCTGAACTCCGGCGCCGCCGACGTCGACGCGCTGAAGGCTGCCGCCTATCCGGGCGCCAGCAACGTCGAGGAAGCCGCCAAGGCGCTGATCGCCACCATCGGCGAGAAGATCGACGTGCGCCGCATGGCCCGCGTCGAGAGCGACGGCGTGATCGGCAGCTACATCCACGGCGGCCGCATCGGCGTGCTGGTGGCGCTCAAGGGCGGCTCCGAGGAGCTGGCCAAGGGCATCGCGATGCACGTGGCGGCGATGAACCCGGCACACATCCGCGCCGAAGACGTGCCGGCCGAATTCCTGGCCAAGGAAAAAGAGATCGCGCTGAGCCTGATGTCCGACAAGGAAAAGGCCAAGCCGGCCGAGATCCTGGAGAAGATCATCGCCGGCAAGATCCACAAGATCGTGTCCGAAGTGACCCTGCTCGGCCAGCCCTACGTGCTGGACACCAACGTGACCGTGGCCGAGGCGCTGAAGAAGGAAGGCGCCGACGTCGTCTCGGTGGCCCGCCTGGCCGTCGGCGAAGGCATCGAGAAGGTGGAAGAGGATTTCGCCGCCGAAGTGATGAAGCAGGCCGGTCTGAGGTAATAACTGGCAAACCGGCCCGTGGCCGGACTGTTCAGAAAAGGCAGCGCTTCGAATCAAGGGCCGCGGGAAACCGCGGCCCTTTTCATTTCCGCGGTTGCCGGGAGCCTGGCGGCACGCACCCTCGTTTCTCACTCCTCGTCCCCGACCACTGCTCTCCGCTACAATGCGCCGGTTTGCCCCACACAATCCGGAGAATCCATGAGCGACCAGCCCAAGTACCGCCGCATCCTGCTCAAGCTCTCCGGTGAAGCACTGATGGGCGAGGCCGATTACGGCATCGACCCGAAGGTGATCGGCCGGCTCGCCGACGAGATCATCGAGGTGCAGAAGGCCGGCGTGCAGATCGGCATCGTGATCGGCGGCGGCAACATCTTCCGCGGCGCCGGCCTCGCCGCCGCCGGCATGGACCGGGTCACCGGCGATCACATGGGCATGCTGGCCACCGTGATGAACGCGCTGGCGATGCAGGACGCGATCGAGAAACGCGGCGGCTTCGCGCGCGTGACCAGCGCGATCCAGATCCACGACGTGGCCGAGGATTACATCCGCCGCCGCGCGATCCGCCACATCGAGAAGGGCCGCATCGTGCTGTTCGCCGCCGGCACCGGCAACCCGTTCTTCACCACCGATTCGGCCGCCGCGCTGCGTGCGGTGGAGATCGGCGCCGACCTGCTGCTGAAGGCGACCAAGGTCGACGGCGTGTACACCGCCGACCCGGCCAAGCACGCCGACGCCACCCGCTACGACCGGCTCGGCTACGACGACGTGATCGAGCGCAAGCTGGAGGTGATGGACACCGCCGCGATCGCGCTGTGCCGCGACCAGCAGATGCCGCTGCGCATCTACGACATGACCGCGCCGGGCAACCTGATGCGGATCATGCGCGGCGAGTCGATCGGCACCCTGGTCGACGGCGGCTGACCGCGCCGCAGCAAGCCCCGTTCCCTGCCGCTGCTATAATCGAACGTTGCCAGATTCACCGGGAAGCGCCACATGCTCAACGACATCAAGAACGACGCCCAGACCCGCATGGGCAAGAGCATCGAATCACTCAAGCACGACCTCACCCGCATCCGCACCGGCCGTGCCAGCACGGCGCTGGTGGACGGCATCAAGGTCGCCTACTACGGCTCGGACATGCCGCTGACCCAGGTCGCCTCGGTGTCGCTGTCCGACGCGCGCACGATCATCATCACGCCGTGGGAAAAGGCCATGGTGGCGCCGATCGAGAAGGCGCTGATGGCCTCCGACCTGGGCATCACGCCGACCACCGCCGGCACCGTGATCCGCCTGAACATGCCCGCGCTCACCGAGGAGCGCCGCAAGGAACTGGCCAGGCACGTCGGCCACGAGGGCGAGAACGCCAAGATCGCGATCCGCAACGTGCGCCGCGACGCCCTGCAGCAGGTCAAGGACCTGCTCAAGGAAAAGCTGATCACCGAGGACGACGACCGCCGCATCGACGACGAGATCCAGAAGCTCACCGATCGCGCAGTGAAGGACGTCGACGCCGTGGTCAAGGCGAAGGAAGAGGAGCTGATGGCGCTCTGAGCGCCGTCGTTTCCATCATGTCCGGCGCCGAAGCCGCCAAGGTTCCGCGCCACATCGCCATCGTGATGGACGGCAACGGCCGCTGGGCCAAGGCTCGTCACCGTCCGCGCAGCTTCGGCCACAACGCCGGCCGCAAGGCCGTGCGCGAAGTGATCGAGGCGTGCCTGCGCGAGGGCGTGCAGGCGCTGACCCTGTTCGCCTTCTCCAGCGAGAACTGGCAGCGCCCGCAGGAAGAAGTCGGCGCGCTGATGGGTCTGTTCGTGCGCGCGCTGGACAAGGAAGTGGACGAACTGCATGGCCACGGCGTGCGCCTGCGTTTCATCGGCGATCTGGCCGCGTTCGACGAGGCGTTGCGTGAGCGCATGCAGGCCGCGATGACCCGCACCGCCGGCAACGACAAGCTGCAGGTGAACATCGCGGTGAGCTACGGCGGCCGCTGGGACATCGTGCAGGCCAGCCGCCAGGCCGCCGCCGCGGTGGCGCGCGGCGAGCTGCGCGCGGACCAGATCGACGAGGCCCGGCTTGGCCAGTGGATGAGCCTGGCCGAACTGCCGCCGCTGGACCTGTTCATCCGTACCGGCGGCGAGTGCCGCATCAGCAACTTCCTGTTGTGGCAGGTCGCGTACGCCGAACTGTACTTTACCGATACCTTGTGGCCCGATTTCGACCAGGCCTGCCTGCGTCGGGCCATCGAAGACTATGCCCGCCGGGAGCGCCGTTACGGCCGCACCGGCGAGCAGGTCGCCACCACTTCCTGAGGATTTCCATGCTGCTTCAGCGCATTCTCACCGCCCTGGTGCTCGCGCCGCTGGCGATCCTGATCATCCTGCTGCCGCCGACCGGCATCTTCGCGACCATCGTTGCGCTGGCGTTCCTGGCCGCCTGGTGGGAATGGGCCGAGCTGAGCGGCCTGAACAGCCGCCCATGGCGCATCACCCTGCTCGTCGTGGCGGCGGCCGCGTTCGCCTTGCTGTGGCACGCCCATGCCACGCTGCTGACCCCGCTGCTGCTGGCGGCCGGCATAGCCTGGTGGCTGCTGGCCTGCCTGTGGCTGCGCCATTTCGCGTTCGCCGCGGCGCCGACCCGCGAGAACCTCGCGCTGAAGCTGCTCGCCGGCGCGTTCGTGATCTTCCCGACCTGGGTCGCCCTGGTCAGCATCCACGCCCGCGCGCCGCACGGCCACTGGTGGACCCTGCTCGCGCTGGTGATCGTGTGGGCGTCCGACATCGGCGCGTATTTCAGCGGCCGTACATTCGGCAAGCGCAAGCTGGCACCGCAGATCAGCCCCGGCAAAACCTGGGCCGGCGCGTACGGCGCGATGGTGGCCGGCGTGCTGGTCGCCGAGGCCGGCGGCTGGCTGCTCGGCGTGCGCGGCGCCGCGCTGCTGGCGCTGGCGCTGCTGGCCGCGATGACGGTGGCGGTGTCGATCGTCGGCGACCTGATCGAGAGCCTGATGAAGCGGCATGCCCAGGTGAAGGATTCGGGCACCATTTTCCCCGGCCATGGCGGCCTGATGGACCGGCTGGACAGCGTGTTCGCCGCGCTGCCGGTGTTCGCCGCCGGCCTGCTCTTGCTGGACATCTGAAGATGCGCAACATCGCCGTTCTCGGCGCCACCGGTTCGATCGGCGGCAATACGCTTGACGTCATCGCGCGTCACCCGGAGCGCTTTCGCGCCAGCGTGCTGACGGCGCATCGCCAGGTCGAGGCGCTGGCGGCCCTGTGCGTGCGGCATCGGCCGGACCTGGCGGTGATCGCCGACCCGGCGCTGGAAGCGGACCTGTCGCGCCGGCTGGCTGCCGCCGGCGTGCGCTGCGAAGTGGCCAGCGGCCACGCCGCACTGACCGCAGCCGCCGCCGGCAACCTGTGCGACACCGTGGTCGCCGCGATCGTCGGCGCCGCCGGGCTGGAATCCACGCTGGCCGCCGCGCGCGCCGGCAAGCGCCTGCTGCTGGCGAACAAGGAATCCATCGTGATGGCCGGCCCGCTGCTGCTGGAAGCGGTCGCCGCCGGTGGCGGCGCGCTGATCCCGGTCGATTCCGAACACAATGCGATCTTCCAGTGCCTGCCGGGCGGGCGCCCCGACCTGCGCCGCAGCGGCGTGCGCCGGCTGATCCTGACCGCTTCCGGCGGCCCGTTCCGCGGACGCACGCGCGCCGAGCTGGCCGACATCACGCCGGACCAGGCCTGCAAGCATCCGAACTGGGTGATGGGCCGCAAGATCTCGGTCGATTCGGCCACCCTGATGAACAAGGGACTGGAGGTGATCGAGGCGCACCACCTGTTCGGCGCGCCGGCCGCGGCGATCGACGTGGTGGTGCACCCGCAGAGCCTGGTGCACTCGATGGTCGAGTACGTCGACGGCTCGGTGCTGGCCCAGCTCGGCAACCCGGACATGCGCACCGCGATCGCGCACGCGCTGGCGTGGCCGGAGCGGGTCGAATCCGGCGTACCGTCGCTGGACCTGGCCGCCTGCGCTCCGCTGCAGTTCGAGCCGCCGGACCTGGTCACCTTCCGTTGCCTGGCGCTGGCGTTCCAGGCACTGCGTGCCGGCGGCGACGCCCCGGCCGTGCTGAACGCCGCCAACGAGGCGGCGGTGGAAGCGTTCCTGGCCGGCGCGCTGCCGTTCCTGTCGATCGCCGACGTGGTCGAGGCGGTGCTTGCGGAACTGCCGGCGCAAGCCGTGGTCGATGTTGAAACCCTTTGTGAACGCGACCGCACGGCCCGGGAGGCGGCTCGCCGCGTTCTGCGCAATGCTTGCTGATATTCTTGCTTCGATGACTTTTCGCCACGGTACTTGATGACTTCCTTCTTCGGCTCGGTGTTCTGGTTGCTGGTCACGCTCGGCGTGCTGGTGACCTTCCATGAATTCGGCCACTACTGGGTCGCGCGCCGTTGTGGGGTCAAGGTGCTGCGCTTCTCGGTCGGCTTCGGCAACGCGATCTGGAAACGCATCGGCCGCGACGGCACCGAGTACCAGATCGCCGCGATCCCGCTGGGCGGCTACGTCAAGATGCTGGACGCGCGCGAGGGCGAGGTCGACCCCGCGCTGCGCGAGCAGGAATTCACCGGCAAATCGGTGTGGAAGCGCATCGCCATCGTCGCCGCCGGGCCGGGTTTCAACCTGATCTTCACCATCGTCGCGTTCTGGCTGATGTTCATGCTGGGCCGCCCGGACGTGGCGCCGGTGGTGACCGCGGCGCCGCAGAGCCTCGCCGCCAGCGCCGGCATCCAGCCGGGCGACCGCATCCTCAGCATCGATGGCCGCACCGTCACCACCTGGACCGATTCGATGGACGTGGTGGCCAACGCCCTGCTCGGGCGCGCGCCGCTGCCGCTCACCGTGCGCGGCCAGGATGGGCGATCGCGCGAGCTGGTGCTGCCGCTGGACGAATTGCCGCCGGGCCAGGACGTGGGCCAGTACCTGGGCAAGCTCGGCCTGAAGCTGGCGCCGCCGCCGGCAATCGCCGCCACCGTGATGCCCGGCCAGCCGGCCGCGCTGGCCGGCATGCAGGGCGGCGACCGCATCGTCAGCGTCAACGGCCAGCCGGTGAGCGACTTCATCGCGTTCGGCAAGCTGGTGCAGGCCGAAGCCGTCAAGTCGCCCAGACTGGCGATCGGCATCGAACGCGCGGGCCGGCCGCAGCAGCTCGACGTCACCGCCAAGTGGGAATCGCTGGAAGGCCAGCCGCAGAAATGGGTGATGGGCGTCGGCGCCCCGCCGGCCGAAACGGCCACCGTGAGTTACGGCCCGGTCAAGGCGCTGGCCGCTTCGTTCGGCACCACATGGCGCAACACCACGCAGACCTTCAGCATGCTCGGCAAGATGCTGACCGGCGAGGCCTCGACCCGGAACCTGTCCGGCGTCATCGGCATCGCCGAAGTGGCGAACGCCTCGGCCAGCATGGGCCTGCCCTGGTTCCTGCAGTTCCTGGCGCTGGTGTCGCTGAGCCTGGCGATCCTCAACCTGCTGCCGATCCCGGTCCTGGATGGCGGACACCTGCTGTATTATCTTGTGGAGTTGATCAAGGGCAGCCCGGTCAGCGAGCAGGCGATGGTCGTGGGCCAGTACATCGGCCTGGCGTTGCTGTTCACCCTTATGGGGCTGGCGTTCTACAACGATATCCACCGCATGCTGCTGTCGTGATGCCGATGCCCGGCGACTGCAGCATGCCGACGACACGCCTGCCTGCGCCAGCCGCAGCATGGCGCGGCGGCGTGTCAACCCGTGCACTCCCCTGGTGGGGTGCGGATTCCCTTTCGAGGCAGGGCCTGTCCCTGCCTCATGCGTTGATCGGGGCGGCTGCGCTGGCCGCTCCATCGAAATAACCCAACGGAACCGACGATGAAGCGTATCGCCGCGCTGATTTTGCTTGCCTCCCTCTCCGCCAATGCGTTCGCGTTCGACCCGTTCGTGGTGACGGACATCCGCATCGACGGCCTCAGCCGGATTTCCGCCGGCACCGTGTACAACTACCTGCCGATCAACAAGGGCGACCAGTTGACCAACGACGGGGCCCAGCGGGCCATCCGCGCGCTGTACCGGACCAAGTTCTTCAGCGACGTCGAGTTCGACCGCGAAGGCAGCATCCTGGTGATCAAGGTGGTCGAACGGCCCTCGATCGCCAAGCTGACCCTGCGCGGCAACAAGGACATCAAGACCGACGACCTGAAGAAGGGCCTGAAGGAAATCGGCCTCACCGAAGGCGAGACCTTCGACCGCCTGGCGCTGGACAACGTGCAGCAGGAACTGATCCGGCAGTACTACAACCGCGGCAAGTACAACGTGTCGGTCGACCCGCACGTGACCCGGCTGGACCGCAACCGCGTCGCCGTCGAGATCGAGATCCGCGAAGGCAAGGCGGCCAAGATCAAGGAACTGAACATCCTCGGCAACCACGCGTTCACCGACAAGCAGATCCGCGACGGCTTCGAATCGGACACCACCAACTGGATGTCGTGGTATTCGAAGGACGACCAGTATTCGCGCGAGAAGCTCTCCGGCGACCTGGAGAAGCTGCAGTCCTACTACATGGATCGCGGCTACGCCGATTTCGGCGTCGACTCCACCCAGGTGGCCATTGCGCCGGACAAGCGCGCGATGTACATCGACGCCAGCATCAAGGAAGGCGAGATCTACAAGGTCGCCGACGTCAAGCTGCTCGGCGAGCTGATCCTGCCGGAGAAGACCATGCGCCAGCTGGTCTTCGTCAAGGCCGGCGAAACCTTCAACCGCGCCGCGGTCGAAGCCAGCAGCAAGGCGATCAAGGCGGTGCTGGCCAATATCGGCTACGCCTACGCCAAGGTCACCCCGATCCCGAAGCTGGACAAGGAAAAGCGCACGGTCGACCTGACCCTGTACGTCGAGCCCGGCCAGCGCGTATACGTGCGGCGGGTGGTGTTCCAGGGCAACACGCGCACCGAGGACGGCGTGCTGCGCCGCGAGATGCGCCAGCTCGAAGGCTCCTGGTACTCGCAGGCGGCGATCGACCGCTCCAAGGTCCGTCTGCAGCGGCTGGGCTATTTCAAGACGGTCGACATCGACAAGAAGCTGGTACCGGGCACCCAGGACAAGGTCGATGTCACGGTCAAGGTCGAGGAGCAGTCCGCCGGCAGCATGCAGTTCGGCATCGGCTATTCGCAGTACTCCGGCATCATCCTGAATGCCTCGGTGTCGCAGAACAACCTGTTCGGCAGCGGCGACAGCTTCTCGATCAGCGGTGAGCGCAGCACCTACTACACCCGCCTCGGCCTCAACTACTACAACCCCTACCTGACCGACAGCGGCATCGGCATCGGCTACAGCGCCTCGTACTCGAAGACCGACTACGGCAATACCGATTTCGCGAACTACGCCACCAGCGCGAAGAGTTTCTCCACCTACCTCGGCATCCCGATCAGCGAGACCGACGGCCTGCGCGTGGGCCTGGGCATCAGCAGCAACAAGGTCAACCTGTTCCCGGGCTACAGCCCGCTGGTGCTGATCGACTACCAGAACGAGATCGGCAACAAGACCATCCACACCTGGACCGGCACGCTGGGCTGGAACCACGACACCCGCAACGGCTACTGGGCGCCGACCCGCGGCGGCCTGCTCTCGGCCTCGACCGACGTCGCCCTGCCCGGCTCGACCGTGCAGTACTGGAAGCTCTCTACCGAGGCGAACCACTACTGGCCGATCGGCAAGGGTTTCGTGCTGTATCTGGATGGCCGGGTCGAATACGGCAAGACCTACGGCAAGAACGGCATCAGCGACGAGGCTTACGATCAACTGGCGGCGGCCAGCAAGGCCGACAACCCCAGCCAGAGCCACATCATCACCGACATGCGCCAGGACCTGCCGTTCTGGCAGAACTCCTACGCCGGCGGCGTGCGCGACGTGCGCGGCTTCCAGGACAACACGCTGGGGCCGCGGGTCTGCATCGACGGCAGCACTCCCAACGCGGGCGGCATGTGCAACAACGGCGCGTATTACGCGCAGCCCATCGGCGGCGCGTTCAAGGTGCTCGGCACCGCGCAGGTGTTCCTGCCGCTGCCGTTCCTGAAGGACGTCAACACCGCGCGCGTGTCCTGGTTCATGGACGTCGGCAACGTCTACAAGGATTACAAGAGCTTCGATGCTTCCGAGCTGCGCGCGTCCACCGGCATCTCGCTGCAGTGGCAGGCGCCGATCGGCCCGCTGATCATCAGCCTCGCCGTGCCATTCCGCTCGAAGGACGCGGACCGCCACTACGAGGAGCGCATCCAGTTCACCTTCGGCAGCCAGTTCTGACCTGATCCGGAGATCGGGGGACCGAAGAAAGCGCGGCCAGGCCGCGCTTTCTTTTGCCGGCCTGCTTTCGCCGGCTTGGCGCACTGCACGCCGCGGCGCCACCCCCTACAATGGCCGGCAGGTTCCGGAGTACGCATGAGCGCAATCAACTACACGGTGGCCGAACTGGCCGAGCGGTTCGGCCTCAGCTTCAGCGGCGATGGCGCGCGGGTCATCGACGGCGTCGGCACGCTGGCCGGCGCCGGCCCCAGCCAGCTGAGCTTCCTCTCCAACAGCAAGTACACCGCCCAACTGGCCGCCGCTCGCGCCGGCGTGATCGTGCTGCGCGAGGAAAACCTCGCCGACTGCCCGACGGCGGCGCTGATCGCGCGGGATCCGTACGTCGCCTATGCGCGCATCGCCGCGCTGTTCGAACGGATGCCGGCCGCACCGGCGGGCATCCACCCCAGCGCCGTGGTTGCCGCCGGGGCGCAGGTCAGCGCCAGCGCCAGCATCGGCCCCGGCTGCGTGATCGCCGACGGCGCGGTGATCGGCGACGGCGTCGTGCTCGGCCCGCACTGCATCATCGGCGAAGACTGCACGGTCGGCGCACAGTCGCGGCTGGTGGCGCGGGTCACCCTGGTCACCCGGGTCACGCTCGGCCAGCGCGTGCTGGTGCATCCCGGCGCGGTGATCGGCTCGGACGGCTTCGGCCTCGCCTTCGACAAGGACCATTGGATCAAGCTGCCGCAGCTCGGCGGCGTGCGCATCGGCGACGACTGCGAGATCGGCGCGAACACCACGATCGACCGCGGCGCGCTGGACGACACCGTGCTGGAAGAGGACGTGCGGCTGGACAACCAGATCCAGATCGCCCACAACGTGCACGTCGGCGCGCACACCGCGATGGCCGGCTGCGCGGCGGTGGCCGGCAGCGCGAAGATCGGCCGCTACTGCATGATCGGCGGCAACGCCGGCGTGCTCGGCCATCTCGAACTGGCCGACCGGGTTACCATTACCGCCAAGAGCCTGGTCACGCATTCGATCCGCGAGCCCGGCGAATATTCATCCGGCGTGCCGCTGCAGGACAACCGCCAGTGGCGGAAGAACGCGGCGCGCTTCAAGCATCTGGACGAGTACGCGCGCCGATTGTCGGCGCTGGAGAAGGACAGCAACAATGAGTGAGAAAAGCGACTTCATGGCACTGCCGATCAACGTGGAGCAGATCCAGGAACTGCTGCCGCACCGCTACCCGTTCCTGCTGGTGGACCGCGTGGTCGAGATCGTGCCCGACGCCAGCGTGGTCGCGTTGAAGAACGTGACCATCAACGAACCGTTCTTCCAGGGCCACTTCCCCGGCCACCCGGTGATGCCCGGCGTGCTGATCATCGAGGCGATGGCGCAGGCCGCCGGCCTGCTGACCCAGCTGAGCCGCCGCTTCAAGGGTGACAAGGGCAGCCCGCTGTTCTATCTGGTCAAGGTCGACAACGCGCGCTTCAGCGCACCGGTGGTTCCCGGCGACCAGTTGCGTTTCGAAGTCAGCCAGAAGCGCCTGGTGCGCGGCATGGGCCTGTTCGTGGCCCGCAGCCTGGTCGACGGCAAGGAAGTGGCCAGTTGTGAACTGATGTGCGCCGCGAGGGCCCACAAATGATCCATCCCACTGCGCTGATCGACCCTTCCGCCATCATCGGCGCCAACGTCAGCGTCGGCGCGTACAGCGTGATCGGCGCCGAGGTCGAAATCGGCGACGGCACGCAGATCGGTCCGCATGTGGTGATCGAAGGGCCCACGAAGATCGGCCGCGACAACCGCATCACCCAGTTCGCCTCGCTGGGCGGCGCGCCACAGGACAAGAAATGGCAGGGCGAACGCACCGAACTGGTGATCGGCGACCGCAACCTGATCCGCGAATTCACCACCATCAACCGCGGCACCGGCCATGGCGGCGGCATCACCCGCATCGGCGACGACAACTGGGTGCTTGCCTACGTGCACGTGGCGCACGACTGCCAGATCGGCAACAACGTGGTGTTCTCCAACTACTCGGCGCTGGCCGGGCACGTCACCATCGGCGACTGGACGATCCTGTCCGGCTATTCGGGCGTGCACCAGTTCTGCAAGGTCGGCGCGCACGCGTTCATCGGCATGGGCTGCCTGGTCGGCCACGACGTGCCACCGTTCGTGATGATGGCGAACGAGCAGCAGGGCCGTCCGCGCGGCATCAACAGCGAGGGCCTGAAGCGCCGCGGCTTCGACGCCACGCGCATCGCCGCGATCAAGCGCGCCTACCGCACGCTGTACATGGCCGGCCTGCCGCTGCCCGAGGCGCGCGAGAAGCTGGTCGAGCAGGCACGCGAAAGCGACGACGTGCGCGCCATGCTGGAATTCATCGACCACAGCGAGCGTGCGCTTGCCCGATAAGCGTGAAACGCTTATCGGGAAATCAAACACGCGCTCTTGCCCTCATTTGGACGTAAAGCCGGAGGCGTTGACATGCAAACCAGCGAAGCCTCCCCCCTGATCGCCATCCTCGCCGGCGAAGACTC includes the following:
- the uppS gene encoding polyprenyl diphosphate synthase — translated: MSGAEAAKVPRHIAIVMDGNGRWAKARHRPRSFGHNAGRKAVREVIEACLREGVQALTLFAFSSENWQRPQEEVGALMGLFVRALDKEVDELHGHGVRLRFIGDLAAFDEALRERMQAAMTRTAGNDKLQVNIAVSYGGRWDIVQASRQAAAAVARGELRADQIDEARLGQWMSLAELPPLDLFIRTGGECRISNFLLWQVAYAELYFTDTLWPDFDQACLRRAIEDYARRERRYGRTGEQVATTS
- the frr gene encoding ribosome recycling factor; protein product: MLNDIKNDAQTRMGKSIESLKHDLTRIRTGRASTALVDGIKVAYYGSDMPLTQVASVSLSDARTIIITPWEKAMVAPIEKALMASDLGITPTTAGTVIRLNMPALTEERRKELARHVGHEGENAKIAIRNVRRDALQQVKDLLKEKLITEDDDRRIDDEIQKLTDRAVKDVDAVVKAKEEELMAL
- a CDS encoding phosphatidate cytidylyltransferase, whose product is MLLQRILTALVLAPLAILIILLPPTGIFATIVALAFLAAWWEWAELSGLNSRPWRITLLVVAAAAFALLWHAHATLLTPLLLAAGIAWWLLACLWLRHFAFAAAPTRENLALKLLAGAFVIFPTWVALVSIHARAPHGHWWTLLALVIVWASDIGAYFSGRTFGKRKLAPQISPGKTWAGAYGAMVAGVLVAEAGGWLLGVRGAALLALALLAAMTVAVSIVGDLIESLMKRHAQVKDSGTIFPGHGGLMDRLDSVFAALPVFAAGLLLLDI
- the rpsB gene encoding 30S ribosomal protein S2, translated to MAQVTMRQMLEAGVHFGHQTRYWNPKMAPYIFGARGKIHIINLEKTLPLFTDAMNFLSGLAQKRGTILFVGTKRSAREPLAEEAARAGMPFVTSRWLGGMLTNFRTVKQSVSRLKELEAAETDGSFDKLVKHEVLARRREREKLQASLGGIKDMNRLPDALFVIDIGHEDIAVQEAKKLGIPVIAVVDTNYNPELVDYAIPGNDDAIRAIQLYARAAADSILEGKAAAPAAAQGDANDFVELDEEGNPVAKIDRKPAPRRDAAPRKSAPRRDGGRDGGRGPRNDGAPAAK
- the tsf gene encoding translation elongation factor Ts; the encoded protein is MSNISAQLVKELRERSGAGMMECKKALVENNGDIDAAMEWLRKSGLAKADKKASRVAAEGRIVAAQAAGKAVLVEINCETDFVAKDASFLKFSDTVADVALNSGAADVDALKAAAYPGASNVEEAAKALIATIGEKIDVRRMARVESDGVIGSYIHGGRIGVLVALKGGSEELAKGIAMHVAAMNPAHIRAEDVPAEFLAKEKEIALSLMSDKEKAKPAEILEKIIAGKIHKIVSEVTLLGQPYVLDTNVTVAEALKKEGADVVSVARLAVGEGIEKVEEDFAAEVMKQAGLR
- a CDS encoding 1-deoxy-D-xylulose-5-phosphate reductoisomerase — protein: MRNIAVLGATGSIGGNTLDVIARHPERFRASVLTAHRQVEALAALCVRHRPDLAVIADPALEADLSRRLAAAGVRCEVASGHAALTAAAAGNLCDTVVAAIVGAAGLESTLAAARAGKRLLLANKESIVMAGPLLLEAVAAGGGALIPVDSEHNAIFQCLPGGRPDLRRSGVRRLILTASGGPFRGRTRAELADITPDQACKHPNWVMGRKISVDSATLMNKGLEVIEAHHLFGAPAAAIDVVVHPQSLVHSMVEYVDGSVLAQLGNPDMRTAIAHALAWPERVESGVPSLDLAACAPLQFEPPDLVTFRCLALAFQALRAGGDAPAVLNAANEAAVEAFLAGALPFLSIADVVEAVLAELPAQAVVDVETLCERDRTAREAARRVLRNAC
- the pyrH gene encoding UMP kinase — translated: MSDQPKYRRILLKLSGEALMGEADYGIDPKVIGRLADEIIEVQKAGVQIGIVIGGGNIFRGAGLAAAGMDRVTGDHMGMLATVMNALAMQDAIEKRGGFARVTSAIQIHDVAEDYIRRRAIRHIEKGRIVLFAAGTGNPFFTTDSAAALRAVEIGADLLLKATKVDGVYTADPAKHADATRYDRLGYDDVIERKLEVMDTAAIALCRDQQMPLRIYDMTAPGNLMRIMRGESIGTLVDGG